In the Atribacterota bacterium genome, ATTTAAACGCTTATGTTACAATTTTAAATATTTCTATAATATCAATCCTAGAGAGGGGGGGGATACTGTGGACCTTGAATATTGTTTTCCAAATCTACCAGAATTAAAAAACTTGAGAATTCTGGTAAATAATAATAATGGAAAAATCAGAGCTTCTTTACAAGGACACTATTCATTACGTACATGGTTTCTAGTCAAATCGTATTTTTTCTTTCATAGTAAAATCGGTTTTTTGTCAAAATTTAATGGGGGTAATGTAGCGTCTATGTACCTGCCTCCTATCCCCAGCCCAGCTCATTCACGAATGTTTGAAGCCTTCCTATCTTCTATCTTATATAAAAGACTCATCCCTATGGCAGTTACTATTGGTGTCACCAATTCCTGTCAATGCAGTTGTGTCCATTGTAGTGCCAAAGGGCGTTCTAAAACAGTTCCTGTTATGACTATTGATGAATTAAAAAACGTTACCCAGCAATGCCTGGATCTGGGTCTTACCAACTTCACTTTTACCGGCGGTGAGCCACTTCTCCGAACTGATTTAGAAGAAATTATATCATATATTTCTCCAAAACAAGCCATCTCAATCGTTTTTACCAATGCATTAGAGTTAACAACACAAAGAGCTCACTCATTAAAAAAGGCAGGATTATTTGGGGTCCATATTAGTCTTGATTCTTCTGAACCAGCAGAACATAATCGTTTGCGAGGTAAAAAAGGTGCTTTTCTATCTGTACAGGAAGGCGTTAAAA is a window encoding:
- a CDS encoding radical SAM protein — its product is MDLEYCFPNLPELKNLRILVNNNNGKIRASLQGHYSLRTWFLVKSYFFFHSKIGFLSKFNGGNVASMYLPPIPSPAHSRMFEAFLSSILYKRLIPMAVTIGVTNSCQCSCVHCSAKGRSKTVPVMTIDELKNVTQQCLDLGLTNFTFTGGEPLLRTDLEEIISYISPKQAISIVFTNALELTTQRAHSLKKAGLFGVHISLDSSEPAEHNRLRGKKGAFLSVQEGVKNALKAGLMVGISTYATQEKALEHDILPIADLCAQWGVHEISVFDAIQTGKLKDQEGILLDKKARQILLGDSKKINQKYKGKPRIITQTWTNTGKGFSRFIGCLAANWQFHITAQGDFTPCDFTPLSFGNIREESVKNLWAKILHHPAYCFRRQTCRMQDPDFRSKYIKTIPKNVDLPYSIYKL